The following are from one region of the Chloracidobacterium sp. genome:
- the tsaE gene encoding tRNA (adenosine(37)-N6)-threonylcarbamoyltransferase complex ATPase subunit type 1 TsaE, giving the protein MKELRKCNTPFETFELGRAIGERLRAGDAVLLHGGLGAGKTLLTKGMMDALGYDVDEVTSPSFALVNLYKANDLHVYHIDLWRIDTGSDAAFGVGLGEIVEDPNAIVIIEWAEKLGPFRFPSRVFNINIEGDGYEPRSIMIAASEQSSKSSI; this is encoded by the coding sequence ATGAAAGAACTTCGAAAATGCAACACTCCGTTCGAGACGTTCGAGCTTGGTCGGGCGATCGGCGAGCGATTGCGGGCCGGCGACGCCGTGCTGCTCCATGGCGGACTTGGAGCCGGCAAGACATTGCTAACAAAGGGAATGATGGACGCGCTCGGCTATGACGTCGACGAGGTGACCAGTCCGAGCTTTGCCCTTGTGAATTTATACAAAGCCAACGATCTGCATGTTTACCACATTGATCTTTGGAGGATCGACACAGGTAGTGACGCGGCCTTCGGAGTTGGCCTGGGCGAGATCGTGGAAGATCCGAACGCAATAGTGATCATCGAATGGGCAGAGAAGCTCGGGCCATTCCGATTCCCGTCGCGGGTCTTTAATATCAACATCGAAGGCGACGGCTACGAACCGAGATCGATCATGATCGCCGCGTCGGAACAAAGTTCGAAGTCCAGTATCTAA
- a CDS encoding L,D-transpeptidase family protein, whose translation MIEHSKLPNLVQPKIVVKKSLRKLELLDGTAMVRVYDVGLGRSPIGDKEIEGDGKTPEGDFYIFGKNPKSKYSLGLGISYPNTEDARRGLGTSLIEKTEFDAIMAAIENFSMPPQKTRLGGEIYIHGGGSHDDWTQGCIAMSDGNMRELYDAVDVSTPVVILP comes from the coding sequence ATGATTGAACATTCTAAGCTGCCAAATTTGGTTCAGCCGAAGATCGTAGTAAAGAAAAGCTTGAGAAAGCTCGAGCTTCTGGACGGCACCGCGATGGTCCGCGTTTACGATGTTGGTCTTGGGCGATCGCCTATCGGTGATAAAGAGATCGAGGGAGACGGCAAGACACCCGAAGGCGATTTCTACATTTTTGGAAAGAACCCGAAGAGCAAGTACTCTCTCGGGCTCGGGATCAGTTATCCGAACACCGAAGATGCGAGACGCGGCCTCGGCACGTCTTTGATCGAAAAGACCGAATTTGATGCCATCATGGCAGCAATTGAAAATTTTTCAATGCCGCCGCAAAAAACCCGACTTGGCGGCGAGATCTATATTCATGGCGGCGGCAGTCACGATGATTGGACCCAGGGCTGCATTGCGATGAGTGATGGCAATATGCGGGAATTGTACGATGCGGTCGATGTCTCAACGCCGGTCGTTATCCTTCCGTAA